A window from Citrus sinensis cultivar Valencia sweet orange chromosome 5, DVS_A1.0, whole genome shotgun sequence encodes these proteins:
- the LOC102620054 gene encoding pentatricopeptide repeat-containing protein At5g66520-like — protein sequence MGKDTQCKKTPDTSTHHTMPAAAAVPPSIAFTSLLYKCKAIQQFKQTHTQLIIRGLNHPPKSFRPIISFASLNPHGDINYALLLLFQSSTPAQIFLFNTVIRGLSRLSRSHYLSTSLHLFYRLIDLNVAPNNFTFTFLFQGCASCAHFDLGTQLHGMVVKNSFAYDVFVKNSLIQFYSVCGRVRDARWVFDESDDLDVVSWNSMINGYVRNGEILEGLKLFDKMPQRNDVSWNSILGGLVRFGSVDDACRVFNQMPKRSLVSWVVLISGFAQNGRPKEALALFREMQSLDLEPNSAILVSLLSACAQLGALDYGNWVYSYIQKKCIKLDSILCAALIDMYAKCGSIDLAMQVFHSYGDKDVSAYTSAIFGLAMNGHSIEAFELFENMKSKGISPDSISYIAVLSACSHLGWVEKGFYYFHSMFDVHGIKPELDHYACMVDLLGRAGLLEEAENFIASMPMKPDNVIWGTLLGACRVHRNAEMGQRIGNMLIESDQNHDGRYILLSNIYAETLKGEYAEEVRKTMRKRKIKRAPGCSLIELDGVVHEFLAGDRSHEKTQEIYQFWEEIVKKIKNYGYNAETRSVMFDIEEEEKETVIGYHSEKLALAFGLICTKPGSVIRIVKNIRICSDCHSAMKLVSKVFKRKISIRDRKHYHHFEDGSCSCLEYW from the coding sequence ATGGGTAAAGATACTCAATGCAAGAAAACACCAGACACAAGTACTCATCACACTATGCCAGCAGCAGCGGCAGTACCCCCTAGCATTGCATTTACATCACTACTTTACAAATGCAAAGCCATTCAACAATTCAAACAAACCCACACTCAGCTCATAATAAGAGGCCTAAATCACCCGCCAAAATCATTCAGACCCATCATCTCATTCGCGTCTCTCAATCCACATGGTGACATAAACTACGCTCTTCTTCTCCTCTTTCAATCCTCAACACCCGCTCAAATCTTCCTCTTCAACACAGTCATTCGGGGCCTCTCCCGCCTTTCCCGCTCGCACTATCTCTCCACGTCACTACACTTGTTCTACAGATTGATTGACTTGAATGTAGCTCCAAATAACTTTACGTTTACGTTTTTGTTTCAGGGTTGTGCTAGCTGTGCTCATTTTGATTTGGGCACACAGTTGCATGGGATGGTggttaaaaattcatttgcaTATGACGTGTTTGTGAAAAATTCTCTGATACAGTTTTACTCGGTTTGCGGGAGAGTGAGGGATGCGAGATGGGTATTTGATGAGAGTGATGATCTTGATGTTGTGTCTTGGAATTCGATGATAAATGGGTATGTGAGGAATGGTGAGATTTTGGAAGGGCTTAAGCTGTTTGACAAAATGCCTCAACGGAACGATGTTTCTTGGAATAGTATTCTTGGTGGCTTGGTTAGGTTTGGTTCTGTAGATGATGCTTGTAGGGTGTTTAATCAGATGCCGAAGAGGAGTTTGGTTTCTTGGGTTGTGTTGATTTCGGGTTTTGCTCAGAATGGGCGGCCAAAGGAAGCTTTGGCTTTGTTTAGAGAGATGCAATCATTGGATTTGGAACCAAACTCTGCTATTTTGGTGAGTTTGCTTTCTGCGTGTGCACAATTAGGAGCTTTGGATTATGGGAATTGGGTTTACTCTTATATTCAAAAGAAATGTATAAAATTAGATTCAATACTATGTGCAGCTCTAATAGACATGTATGCAAAATGTGGAAGCATTGATTTAGCAATGCAGGTGTTTCATTCATATGGGGACAAGGATGTTTCAGCTTATACGAGTGCAATTTTTGGCCTGGCAATGAATGGACACAGTATTGAAGCATTTGAGCTTTTTGAGAACATGAAAAGTAAGGGTATCTCACCTGATAGTATCTCTTACATAGCAGTTTTATCTGCATGCAGTCACTTGGGGTGGGTTGAGAAGGgattttactattttcattcaatgttTGATGTTCATGGAATTAAACCCGAGTTGGATCACTATGCTTGCATGGTTGATCTTCTTGGCCGTGCTGGTTTGTTGGAGGAGGCAGAAAATTTCATTGCTTCAATGCCAATGAAACCTGATAATGTCATCTGGGGTACCCTCCTTGGTGCTTGCAGGGTACACAGAAATGCTGAGATGGGTCAAAGAATTGGGAATATGCTGATAGAATCTGATCAAAACCATGATGGtcgttatattttattatcgaACATTTATGCGGAAACACTGAAAGGAGAATATGCTGAAGAAGTCAGGAAAACtatgagaaaaagaaaaataaaacggGCCCCTGGATGTAGCTTGATTGAATTGGATGGTGTTGTTCATGAATTCTTGGCAGGAGATAGATCCCATGAAAAAACACAGGAGATCTACCAGTTCTGGGAagaaattgtcaaaaaaataaagaattatggCTACAATGCAGAGACAAGATCAGTTATGTTTGACATTGAAGAGGAGGAAAAGGAAACTGTGATCGGATATCATAGTGAGAAATTAGCATTAGCTTTTGGTTTAATCTGTACCAAGCCTGGATCTGTAATAAGGATTGTGAAGAATATTCGAATCTGCAGTGATTGCCATTCAGCCATGAAGCTTGTTTCgaaagttttcaaaaggaaaatatcTATTCGAGATCGAAAACATTATCACCATTTTGAAGATGGTTCTTGTTCCTGCTTGGAGTACTGGTAA
- the LOC102619574 gene encoding probable RNA helicase SDE3 codes for MSNLEKDCWDDECSVTGEKREIGFIDFQDDHSVLSYDPSGEGPVIISVPFPFVQGKPQSILVGETSKCSITIQNTTPEPVEVWGIRIYCSEPANSFTLSLMEPPSGKPDPQKDQGFLEGFSIEDRVLQPLRTLTIWLSCKPKEMGLHKSVVQFDIGDDRFERMVLLLAEDSVSRSLASNRPYSRVPRKMQSAVDEYVASSRRDRTTTEARTTKRGSYYKLPEFPIPNDVRESLANKILPQFLVEGLVRKNYFSFFSTLLVMEELRLEEDMRCHSMECVTMRRKGTHLLALDVPGLAERRPSLVHGDFVFVKLAAANADAKKVHRGSIYRVEADEVILKFDKEFHTQHRNGSLYDVSFTYNRINMRRMYQAVQAAENLEPNLLFPSQSTKRRSIKAAPFVPFNSLNEEQTRSVEIILGCKGAPPYVIYGPPGTGKTMTLVEAILQVYSTREHSRILVCAASNSAADHMLERLISNEVAGIKENEILRLNATSRPYEDVPTDFIRFCFFEESIFKCPPREALGRYRIIISTYMSSSLLNANGIKRGNFSHIFLDEAGQASEPESMIPIANLCTKQTVVVLAGDPKQLGPVICSKDAETFGLGKSYLERLCECEFYRNEDEGYVTKLVRNYRCHPAILDLPSKLFYGGVLLACKDDATSLSSAKVDIFPNKDFPVLFFGIQGCDEREGNNPSWFNRFEVSKVVDIINKLRENTELNETDIGVITPYRQQVLKIKKVLETWDMPDVKVGTVEQFQGQEREVIIVSTVRSTVKHNEFDRTYCLGFLSNPRRFNVAITRARSLLIIVGNPHIVCQDPYWNKLLWHCCDNNSYQGCPAPERQECADDPYSSNSGSCGQPFQAEEVTETPKPLADEAEWSDGWK; via the exons ATGAGCAATCTTGAAAAGGATTGTTGGGACGACGAATGCTCTGTCACaggagaaaaaagagagattgGATTTATTGATTTTCAAGACGATCACTCAGTTTTGAGCTATGATCCAAGTGGGGAGGGTCCCGTTATCATATCGGTTCCATTTCCTTTTGTTCAAGGGAAACCTCAGTCTATTCTTGTAGGAGAAACTTCCAAGTGTTCAATTACAATTCAGAACACTACTCCTGAACCGGTTGAAGTTTGGGGAATCAGAATCTACTGCTCAGAGCCCGCAAATTCTTTCACTTTATCTCTAATGGAACCGCCTTCAGGCAAACCGGACCCACAGAAAGATCAAGGCTTTTTAGAGGGATTCTCTATTGAGGACAGAGTGCTCCAACCTCTCAGGACTTTAACCATTTGGTTATCTTGCAAGCCTAAGGAAATGGGTTTGCATAAATCTGTGGTGCAATTTGATATCGGGGATGATAGATTTGAACGAATGGTGTTACTGCTTGCTGAAGACAGTGTCTCTCGGTCTCTGGCTTCTAATCGACCATACTCAAGAGTGCCAAGAAAAATGCAGTCTGCAGTTGATGAATATGTTGCTTCCTCGCGTCGAGATAGAACAACAACAGAAGCTAGAACAACAAAACGAGGTTCCTATTATAAGCTCCCCGAATTTCCAATACCAAATGATGTTCGTGAGTCGCTGGCAAACAAGATACTCCCTCAATTTCTGGTAGAGGGCCTGGTGAGgaagaattatttttcttttttcagtaCATTGCTTGTTATGGAAGAGCTACGTTTggag GAAGATATGCGGTGCCATAGCATGGAATGCGTCACCATGAGGAGGAAAGGGACTCACTTACTGGCTCTTGATGTCCCGGGTTTAGCTGAGAGGAGGCCTTCACTTGTGCATGGGGATTTCGTTTTCGTGAAGCTTGCTGCCGCAAATGCTGATGCCAAGAAAGTGCATCGG GGTTCCATCTACCGCGTCGAGGCTGATGAAGTGATCCTGAAATTCGACAAAGAATTTCACACTCAACACAGAAATGGCAGCTTGTACGATGTCAGCTTCACTTATAATAGGATAAACATGAGGAGGATGTATCAAGCAGTTCAAGCAGCAGAGAATTTAGAACCCAATCTTCTCTTTCCATCACAATCAACCAAACGGAGATCGATTAAGGCAGCCCCATTTGTGCCTTTTAATAGTCTAAATGAGGAACAGACGCGTTCTGTTGAGATCATCCTTGGATGCAAAGGTGCGCCTCCCTATGTGATTTATGGGCCTCCTGGCACAGGTAAAACGATGACTCTGGTGGAAGCAATCTTACAAGTATATTCGACTAGAGAGCATAGTCGGATTCTCGTATGCGCTGCTTCAAACAGTGCAGCAGATCACATGTTAGAGAGACTCATCTCCAATGAAGTTGCTGGGATTAAAGAGAATGAAATACTTAGGCTGAATGCTACAAGCCGTCCTTATGAGGATGTTCCAACTGATTTTATTCGCTTCTGCTTTTTTGAGGAGTCCATTTTCAAATGCCCTCCACGCGAGGCCTTGGGGCGTTACAGGATCATCATTTCTACATATATGAGTTCATCTCTACTTAATGCAAATGGTATCAAACGTGGTAATTTTTCTCACATTTTCTTAGATGAGGCCGGACAAGCTTCAGAGCCAGAAAGCATGATTCCCATAGCAAACCTTTGTACAAAACAAACGGTTGTTGTTCTTGCTGGAGATCCGAAGCAACTAGGTCCGGTTATATGTTCAAAAGATGCGGAGACTTTTGGATTAGGAAAATCATATCTTGAAAGGCTTTGCGAATGTGAATTTTACCGCAATGAAGATGAAGGTTATGTTACAAAGCTGGTGAGAAATTATCGTTGTCATCCTGCAATTCTAGATCTCCCTTCGAAGCTCTTCTATGGAGGGGTGTTACTGGCGTGCAAAGATGATGCCACTTCCTTGTCAAGTGCTAAGGTGGACATCTTTCCGAACAAAGACTTTCCTGTTCTGTTCTTTGGTATTCAAGGCTGTGATGAAAGAGAAGGTAACAATCCATCATGGTTTAACAGATTCGAGGTAAGCAAGGTTGTCGATATTATCAACAAGCTGAGAGAAAATACAGAGCTTAATGAGACAGATATTGGGGTTATAACACCTTACCGCCAGCAGGTCCTCAAAATCAAGAAAGTACTTGAAACATGGGATATGCCGGATGTTAAGGTCGGGACTGTTGAACAATTTCAAGGACAAGAGAGAGAGGTCATCATCGTATCGACTGTCAGATCAACAGTCAAACACAATGAATTTGACAGAACTTACTGTCTCGGATTTCTTAGCAATCCAAGGAGATTTAATGTGGCAATCACTCGTGCCAGATCACTGCTTATTATTGTTGGGAATCCTCACATAGTCTGTCAG GACCCTTACTGGAACAAGCTTTTGTGGCATTGTTGTGACAATAACTCTTACCAAGGCTGCCCTGCTCCTGAAAGACAAGAGTGTGCAGATGATCCGTATTCCTCGAACTCAGGTTCGTGCGGACAACCATTTCAAGCTGAAGAGGTTACGGAAACTCCAAAACCTCTTGCTGATGAAGCTGAATGGTCAGATGGTTGGAAGTAA
- the LOC107176227 gene encoding uncharacterized protein LOC107176227: MLKPIEITLRPFKISDVDDFMGWAGDENVTKYCRWNTFTFRYDAVAFLKEVIKSHPWYRAICVKDRPIGSIYVMPGIGKDERRGEIGYAISAKYWGKGVATEAVKIAVACAFKELKYLDRIEGLVFSENKASQKVLEKAGFIREGLLRKYFFVKGKSVDIVVFSTVETD; this comes from the coding sequence ATGTTGAAACCTATAGAAATAACTCTCCGGCCGTTCAAAATTTCCGATGTCGATGACTTCATGGGATGGGCAGGAGATGAGAATGTTACAAAGTATTGCAGATGGAACACATTTACCTTCAGGTATGATGCCGTGGCCTTCCTCAAGGAAGTAATCAAGTCTCATCCTTGGTATAGAGCTATTTGTGTCAAAGACCGTCCAATTGGGTCGATTTATGTGATGCCGGGGATCGGGAAAGATGAACGAAGGGGAGAGATCGGGTATGCTATAAGTGCTAAATACTGGGGAAAAGGCGTAGCAACTGAAGCAGTTAAGATCGCCGTGGCTTGTGCATTTAAGGAGTTGAAGTACTTGGATAGAATTGAAGGTTTGGTCTTTTCTGAAAACAAAGCTTCACAAAAAGTGCTGGAAAAAGCTGGGTTTATTAGAGAAGGTCTTCTTAGGAAGTACTTCTTTGTTAAGGGGAAAAGTGTAGACATTGTTGTTTTCAGCACAGTGGAGACTGACTAA
- the LOC102620331 gene encoding uncharacterized protein LOC102620331, with protein MRSLRILTSIYHNHHLTLSQYRSIFTTRTLQGSWMDSIKGVFTGKKSSSEDGSVSSESFNLLRFADELKKARKLGTLKQYIVGRSSATTFADTFEKQEAVLRCLGAFDPNGENLQVSQKQEAAKQCNCTIAEVENTLAKFTWAKEAQKKIEKLKEEGKPMPKSMAEIQKLMGSSPLDLARSNLAKSGQISRNALCPCGSKKRYKRCCGKD; from the exons ATGCGTTCTTTACGAATATTGACCAGCATTTATCATAATCATCACCTAACATTATCACAGTACCGCTCGATTTTTACGACGAGGACATTGCAAGGCTCATGGATGGACTCGATCAAAGGAGTCTTCACcggaaaaaaatcatcatcagaGGACGGCAGCGTCAGCTCTGAATCATTCAATCTCCTTC GGTTTGCTGATGAGTTAAAGAAAGCAAGAAAGTTGGGTACATTAAAGCAATACATAGTTGGTAGAAGCAGTGCAACAACTTTTGCTGATACTTTTGAGAAACAAGAGGCAGTTCTTCGCTGTCTTGGTGCTTTTGATCCTAACGGAGAG AATCTCCAAGTCAGTCAAAAACAAGAAGCCGCAAAGCAATGCAATTGCACAATAGCGGAAGTCGAGAATACCCTTGCAAAGTTTACATGGGCCAAAGaagcacaaaagaaaatagagaagTTAAAGGAGGAAGGAAAACCAATGCCGAAGAGCATGGCTGAG ATTCAAAAGCTGATGGGATCATCACCACTGGATCTTGCCAGGTCCAATTTGGCTAAGAGTGGTCAGATCAGTAGAAATGCCCTCTGTCCTTGCGGTTCCAAGAAGAGATACAAACG GTGTTGTGGAAAAGATTGA